In one Thermodesulfobium acidiphilum genomic region, the following are encoded:
- a CDS encoding DUF2231 domain-containing protein, translating to MKEFNESSLKKFNGKDEKKVYIAYKGKVYDATNSKFWKTGTHMNIHNSGKDLTSEIFAAPHNESMLERLTIIGVYKDPSQDQRIPNWLNNILETHPTLKRHPHPISVHLPLAYMMGSSLFALLFLIFGYKSFETTSFYLFVAGLIFSIPAILTGLFTWWLNYRLIPSIHIKLKILFTILVDLDALALLYMRVREPTVFSSIHTNVHCLTYIYLILILLLTPLTAVIGYNGGELAFPTKKSK from the coding sequence ATGAAAGAGTTCAACGAAAGTTCACTTAAAAAATTTAACGGAAAAGATGAAAAAAAAGTATATATTGCTTACAAAGGTAAAGTATATGATGCTACAAACAGTAAATTCTGGAAAACTGGAACTCATATGAATATTCACAACTCTGGAAAGGATCTTACATCTGAAATTTTTGCCGCTCCACATAACGAAAGCATGTTAGAAAGATTAACCATTATAGGGGTATATAAGGACCCTTCCCAAGACCAAAGAATTCCAAATTGGCTAAACAATATTTTAGAAACACACCCAACTTTGAAAAGACATCCTCACCCTATTTCAGTACACTTACCGCTTGCATATATGATGGGTTCAAGCCTTTTTGCATTGCTTTTCTTAATTTTTGGTTATAAATCTTTTGAAACCACTTCTTTTTATCTTTTTGTAGCAGGACTAATATTTAGTATACCTGCAATATTAACAGGACTATTTACCTGGTGGCTTAACTATAGGTTAATACCTTCAATACATATAAAGCTTAAAATATTATTCACCATTCTAGTTGATCTCGATGCGCTAGCGTTGTTGTACATGAGAGTAAGAGAACCCACTGTTTTTTCTTCAATACATACCAACGTTCATTGTTTAACATATATTTACCTTATTCTAATATTGCTCCTTACGCCCCTCACAGCAGTCATTGGATACAATGGAGGAGAACTAGCCTTTCCTACTAAAAAATCGAAGTAA
- a CDS encoding ABC transporter permease, with amino-acid sequence MFDEILSSFYVHILLTYIYLILSIVIDIPLAIISLKNRHIANFIIGFCNLVQAIPNFAVVAIVVPLFGIGFKPAILAIFLRILMPIVKNTYYGLINIDILVLESSKGMGLSEWQILRYIRFPNAYPSIFAGIKFAAILSNSVAILTAIIGSSGLGSIIFEGLASFNINKILAGSIPAILIALFMDISFSMIEKKFFTYPDIINKNHS; translated from the coding sequence ATGTTTGACGAAATATTAAGCTCATTTTACGTTCACATACTGCTTACATATATATATTTAATCTTAAGCATAGTCATAGACATACCTCTTGCGATAATATCTTTAAAAAATCGCCACATTGCAAATTTCATAATAGGATTTTGCAATTTAGTCCAGGCAATACCTAACTTTGCAGTGGTAGCTATAGTAGTACCATTATTTGGCATAGGATTTAAACCTGCAATATTAGCAATATTTTTAAGAATATTGATGCCTATTGTAAAAAACACTTATTATGGACTAATTAACATAGATATTTTGGTATTAGAGTCGTCAAAAGGAATGGGTTTGAGCGAGTGGCAGATATTAAGATATATAAGATTTCCAAATGCCTATCCATCAATATTTGCTGGAATAAAGTTTGCAGCTATATTGTCAAATTCTGTCGCTATATTGACCGCTATAATTGGAAGCAGCGGTCTTGGATCAATAATATTTGAAGGTCTAGCAAGTTTTAACATAAATAAAATTCTGGCTGGCTCAATACCAGCAATCCTTATTGCATTATTTATGGACATAAGCTTTTCAATGATAGAAAAGAAATTCTTTACTTACCCAGATATCATAAACAAAAATCATTCCTAG
- a CDS encoding 4Fe-4S binding protein has protein sequence MRIEIKDPDRCVGCEICMLACVRRQGFAGLAKSKIAVHSSGGMEKGFTVLVCRACFEPPCAAVCPTDALEVRKDGGVNLISEKCIGCKNCVEACTVNSIFWDNETNKPNICIYCGFCAMNCPHHVLYFNKEWGKKNV, from the coding sequence TTGAGAATAGAAATAAAAGATCCAGATCGCTGTGTTGGATGTGAAATATGCATGCTTGCCTGCGTTAGAAGGCAGGGATTTGCAGGACTTGCTAAGTCAAAGATCGCAGTTCATTCCTCAGGTGGTATGGAAAAGGGTTTTACTGTTCTAGTTTGTAGGGCCTGTTTTGAACCACCTTGTGCAGCAGTATGTCCTACAGATGCTCTTGAGGTAAGAAAAGATGGAGGGGTAAATCTTATCTCAGAAAAGTGCATCGGTTGCAAAAATTGCGTTGAAGCATGCACTGTAAATTCAATATTCTGGGATAATGAAACAAATAAACCAAATATATGTATTTACTGCGGTTTTTGCGCCATGAATTGCCCTCATCACGTACTTTATTTTAACAAAGAATGGGGGAAAAAGAATGTTTGA
- the cbiM gene encoding cobalt transporter CbiM encodes MHIPDGYLSPQTCAVMGAVMLPVWWTSVKKVQTTINKKYVPLMALGAAFSFVIMMYNVPIPDGTTAHAVGGSLLAIIFGPWAATLCITIALAIQALLFGDGGILAFGANCFNMAFVLPFTSYYIYKILTTNSEITSARRYVAGFIGGYIGIVLAAICAGIELGLQPLLFHTAAGVPLYCPYPLNLAVPAMAFAHLTVAGPVEGVITALAIKYLQVSNPEMLNIEKIKAPSKAFSYAKLWIGMAIVAILTPLGLLASGSAWGEWGADELKEKLGFVPEGLEKMSDKWHALMQDYGIPGFDQSFFQSAIGYIVAAVVGIILISLITYLFGKILKGKDEEAHETK; translated from the coding sequence ATGCACATTCCAGATGGTTATCTTAGTCCGCAAACATGTGCTGTAATGGGAGCTGTTATGCTTCCTGTGTGGTGGACATCAGTAAAAAAGGTCCAAACTACTATCAATAAAAAGTATGTACCATTAATGGCGCTTGGTGCAGCGTTTTCATTTGTAATAATGATGTATAACGTTCCAATTCCAGACGGCACTACTGCACATGCAGTTGGAGGTTCGCTTCTTGCAATAATATTTGGGCCGTGGGCTGCGACATTATGTATAACAATTGCTCTTGCAATTCAAGCACTTCTCTTTGGTGATGGAGGTATACTTGCTTTCGGTGCAAACTGCTTTAATATGGCATTTGTTTTACCGTTTACTTCTTATTATATTTACAAAATATTAACAACAAATTCTGAAATAACAAGTGCAAGAAGATATGTTGCTGGGTTTATTGGAGGCTATATTGGTATAGTTCTTGCAGCAATCTGCGCAGGGATAGAACTTGGACTTCAACCTCTACTATTTCACACAGCTGCAGGCGTGCCTCTATACTGTCCATACCCATTAAACCTTGCAGTACCAGCAATGGCATTTGCACACTTGACTGTAGCAGGTCCTGTTGAAGGAGTGATCACTGCTCTCGCCATCAAGTATTTACAGGTAAGCAATCCCGAAATGCTTAATATAGAAAAAATTAAAGCACCATCAAAAGCCTTCAGTTATGCAAAGCTTTGGATAGGTATGGCAATAGTTGCAATACTTACTCCACTTGGGCTCCTTGCATCTGGTAGTGCCTGGGGAGAATGGGGAGCAGACGAACTAAAGGAAAAACTTGGTTTTGTCCCAGAAGGTCTTGAAAAAATGTCTGACAAATGGCATGCTCTTATGCAAGATTATGGTATTCCTGGTTTTGATCAAAGCTTTTTCCAATCTGCAATAGGATATATTGTAGCAGCAGTAGTTGGTATAATTCTTATAAGTCTTATTACGTATTTATTCGGAAAAATTTTAAAGGGGAAAGATGAAGAAGCTCATGAAACAAAATAA
- a CDS encoding energy-coupling factor ABC transporter ATP-binding protein: MSGNNIIFKLKDVSFRYPSNEEALSKINLEIKEGDLSILLGANGCGKSTLLKILDALIFPQEGEFYAFGKLITEETLSNEDFFYSFRKKIGFLFQDSDVQLFNPTVWDEVAYGPLQLGLDKVTVKDRVEKTLESLELKHLKDRPPFRLSGGEKKKEAIASILSIGPEVLLLDEPTNGLDPRTQRHLINFIKDFHKQNKTIVISTHNLDLVYELASKVYVFSEDHKIIASGTPEEIMENKELLIKVNLIDEHFHKHVHTDDHMHFHSHE; the protein is encoded by the coding sequence TTGTCTGGAAATAATATTATTTTTAAGCTAAAGGATGTAAGTTTTAGGTACCCAAGTAATGAAGAGGCTCTTTCAAAAATTAATTTAGAGATAAAAGAGGGCGATTTATCAATTCTGTTAGGAGCAAATGGGTGTGGTAAATCAACGCTTTTGAAAATCTTAGATGCATTAATATTTCCTCAAGAAGGAGAATTCTACGCCTTTGGTAAGTTAATAACTGAAGAAACCCTTTCTAATGAAGATTTTTTCTATTCTTTTAGAAAAAAAATCGGATTTTTATTTCAAGATTCAGATGTTCAACTATTTAATCCAACAGTATGGGATGAGGTAGCGTACGGACCATTACAGTTGGGTTTGGATAAAGTTACAGTTAAAGATAGGGTAGAAAAGACTTTAGAAAGCTTAGAATTAAAACACCTTAAAGATAGGCCTCCTTTTAGATTAAGCGGGGGTGAAAAAAAGAAAGAAGCAATAGCTTCCATACTTTCTATTGGACCTGAGGTCTTATTATTAGATGAACCTACCAATGGCTTAGATCCCAGAACTCAAAGACACTTAATAAATTTCATAAAAGATTTTCACAAGCAAAATAAAACTATAGTTATATCTACACACAATCTCGATCTTGTTTATGAATTAGCTAGTAAAGTTTATGTTTTTTCTGAAGATCACAAAATTATTGCATCAGGAACTCCGGAAGAAATTATGGAGAATAAAGAATTACTTATAAAAGTGAATTTAATCGATGAACACTTTCATAAGCACGTTCATACCGATGACCACATGCACTTTCACTCACATGAATAA
- a CDS encoding aldehyde ferredoxin oxidoreductase N-terminal domain-containing protein has product MFEDKFTRVLYIDLSKKSFTIKSRPDLFERWFGGTGVGIQILKEECPKNVDPFSPDNTIIFAVGPITSLYPLASKTVAIFKSPLTGNLGESHAGGRSAVSIMMAGYGAIVIKGKSDIPVYLSILDNEVRFHDARAIWGIKDAITVGKIIRQREPFSGQRSIMRIGRAGENLVSFASLNTETYRHFGRLGLGAVFGSKNLKALVIAGKRTINLPDPKMYLRMYKNILDETTSSLMKKYHDLGTAANVLPLHEIGGLPIENLNRTSYEGAIELSGENLAQNYLGRRIACTGCPVACVHIATFREPHEEEKYFYKTSMIGYDYEPIYSLGTMLGIKDAKGFLKLMDKTEKLGLDAMSSGVALAWATEMLNKNLINERETLVKFSFGEWEGYIEGLENIVSMPNDFYKALARGTSYASKIYGGKDFALNFGKNEMPGYHTGAATHLGWFLGARHSHLDNAGYSMDQSLKGHYPEPEKLVDKLIEEEANRQILSSLVVCFFARAIYLNLDNTINCLKTVNINITKEELKELGMEIYRQKMSYKTQEGWIPSHLDLPKRIYETSTPYGKISEDYMRKAVDYFRNRLEKDFR; this is encoded by the coding sequence ATGTTTGAAGACAAGTTTACTCGCGTCCTTTATATAGATTTATCAAAAAAGAGCTTTACTATAAAATCGAGGCCTGATTTATTCGAGAGGTGGTTTGGGGGAACCGGTGTAGGAATTCAAATATTAAAGGAAGAGTGTCCAAAAAATGTAGATCCCTTTAGCCCGGATAACACAATAATATTTGCAGTCGGACCTATTACCTCTCTTTATCCTCTTGCCTCCAAAACTGTTGCTATATTTAAGTCTCCTTTGACAGGCAATCTTGGTGAAAGTCATGCAGGTGGTAGAAGCGCAGTAAGCATTATGATGGCTGGATATGGTGCGATAGTTATTAAGGGTAAATCAGACATTCCGGTTTATCTTTCAATATTAGACAATGAAGTCAGATTTCATGATGCAAGGGCGATATGGGGTATAAAGGATGCGATAACCGTTGGCAAAATAATCAGGCAAAGAGAACCCTTTTCAGGCCAAAGAAGTATAATGAGAATAGGAAGAGCTGGAGAAAATCTAGTAAGTTTTGCATCACTGAATACTGAAACATATAGGCATTTTGGAAGATTAGGTCTTGGAGCTGTTTTTGGAAGCAAAAACCTAAAAGCTCTTGTAATAGCTGGCAAAAGAACAATAAATTTACCTGATCCAAAAATGTATTTAAGGATGTACAAAAATATTCTGGATGAAACAACATCAAGTCTCATGAAAAAGTATCACGACCTGGGAACGGCTGCAAATGTACTTCCTCTTCATGAAATTGGCGGTCTACCTATTGAAAACTTAAACAGAACTTCTTATGAAGGGGCAATTGAACTCTCAGGAGAAAATCTTGCTCAAAATTATCTGGGAAGAAGGATAGCCTGTACCGGTTGTCCTGTTGCATGCGTTCATATTGCCACATTTAGGGAACCACACGAAGAAGAAAAATATTTTTACAAAACATCTATGATAGGATATGATTACGAACCTATTTATTCGCTTGGAACAATGCTTGGAATTAAAGACGCTAAAGGTTTTCTAAAATTAATGGATAAAACTGAAAAATTAGGTCTTGACGCAATGTCATCAGGAGTAGCTCTTGCCTGGGCTACAGAAATGCTTAACAAAAATCTTATTAATGAAAGAGAAACTTTAGTTAAATTTTCTTTTGGGGAATGGGAAGGATATATTGAAGGTCTAGAAAATATTGTATCAATGCCAAATGACTTTTATAAAGCGCTTGCAAGAGGCACAAGCTATGCATCAAAAATTTATGGCGGAAAAGATTTTGCGCTTAATTTTGGCAAAAATGAGATGCCAGGATATCATACTGGAGCTGCTACTCACCTTGGATGGTTTTTAGGCGCAAGGCATAGCCATTTAGACAATGCAGGCTACAGCATGGATCAGAGTTTAAAAGGCCACTATCCAGAGCCAGAAAAATTGGTAGATAAATTAATAGAAGAAGAAGCAAATAGACAAATATTGTCCAGCCTCGTAGTTTGCTTCTTTGCAAGAGCAATATATCTAAATCTTGATAATACTATAAATTGCCTAAAAACAGTTAACATAAATATAACAAAGGAAGAGCTTAAAGAGCTGGGCATGGAAATTTATAGGCAAAAGATGTCATACAAAACTCAAGAGGGATGGATACCAAGTCACTTAGATCTCCCAAAAAGAATATATGAGACTTCTACTCCTTATGGAAAGATTTCTGAAGATTATATGAGAAAGGCAGTAGATTATTTTAGAAATAGATTAGAAAAGGATTTCCGATAA
- the cbiQ gene encoding cobalt ECF transporter T component CbiQ, producing MEKTINELNNVMKEEFIAGKIASRHGLLQSLDPRINIISTLLLIITANFIHQPVILLFFNIWVIWLAKVSLVPIKSFLKRVWLIVPLFTVIMVIPSIFSPFLPGEPLLVLFYLPHPVQFLFWQIPQVISITKQGIFAAIVLVLRVGICVSLSLLLTLTTKWSLLLKALSKIGIPPIFISILEMAHRYIYLLLQTTVDMFIAKKSRTVGRTTTGEQRQFLSNSMSILLGKSYFMSNEVYSAMTSRGYNGKALVLTEFKVKLFDWLWLIFIIIVCLFFIGGDRLFVWK from the coding sequence ATGGAAAAAACAATTAATGAGTTAAATAACGTAATGAAAGAGGAGTTCATTGCCGGGAAGATAGCTTCCCGGCATGGACTTTTACAAAGTCTTGACCCTAGAATAAACATAATATCTACATTGCTTTTAATAATAACAGCAAATTTTATTCATCAACCTGTTATTTTATTATTTTTTAATATCTGGGTAATCTGGCTTGCAAAAGTTTCATTAGTTCCTATTAAGTCCTTTTTAAAAAGGGTATGGCTAATCGTTCCACTTTTCACAGTAATAATGGTAATACCAAGTATTTTCAGTCCATTTTTACCAGGTGAACCTTTATTAGTTTTATTTTACTTGCCACATCCAGTTCAATTTCTTTTCTGGCAAATCCCACAAGTTATATCCATAACAAAACAAGGCATTTTTGCTGCTATTGTATTGGTGCTCAGAGTTGGGATATGCGTTTCTTTAAGTCTACTGTTAACTCTCACAACTAAGTGGTCGTTGCTTCTAAAAGCTCTAAGTAAAATAGGTATACCTCCTATATTCATATCAATTTTAGAAATGGCTCACAGATACATTTATCTTCTTTTACAAACTACAGTTGATATGTTTATAGCAAAGAAAAGTCGAACTGTAGGGCGTACAACTACAGGCGAACAAAGACAATTTTTATCTAATTCAATGTCAATACTTCTTGGAAAATCCTATTTTATGAGTAATGAAGTATATTCAGCTATGACCTCGAGAGGTTATAATGGAAAGGCTTTAGTTTTAACAGAATTTAAAGTAAAACTATTTGACTGGCTTTGGTTAATTTTTATAATAATTGTGTGTCTATTCTTTATTGGAGGAGATCGTTTATTTGTCTGGAAATAA